Proteins encoded by one window of Streptomyces sp. NBC_01477:
- the trpS gene encoding tryptophan--tRNA ligase, whose product MTRVFSGIKPTGHLTLGNYLGALRRWAEEDQHRAESLFCVVDLHALTVEHDPARVRRLSRQAVTLLLATGLDPQVCTVFVQSHVDEHARLSYLLECVASDGEMRRMIQYKEKSARAQAAGQSVRLSLLTYPVLMAADILAYGADEVPVGEDQTQHVELTRDLAERFNQRYGGTFVIPRATAPAVAARVMDLQDPASKMGKSHDATAGIVYLLDEPDVVTKKLMRAVTDSEPGVGYDRAARPGLANLLEILASCTGKEPAALAADYDAGGLGFGVLKRDTAEAVVELLRPVRARHAELSADPGYVDGVLREGAAQARALARPTVDAAYRAMGLLPPT is encoded by the coding sequence ATGACTCGTGTTTTCAGCGGTATCAAACCCACCGGGCATCTGACCCTCGGCAACTACCTCGGTGCGCTGCGGCGGTGGGCGGAGGAGGACCAGCACCGGGCGGAGTCGCTGTTCTGCGTGGTGGACCTGCACGCGCTCACCGTCGAGCACGATCCGGCGCGGGTACGGCGGCTGAGCCGGCAGGCGGTGACCCTGCTGCTCGCGACGGGGCTCGATCCACAGGTGTGCACGGTGTTCGTGCAGAGCCATGTGGACGAGCACGCGCGGCTCTCGTACCTGCTGGAGTGCGTCGCCTCGGACGGGGAGATGCGGCGGATGATCCAGTACAAGGAGAAGTCGGCGCGGGCGCAGGCCGCGGGACAGAGCGTGCGGCTGTCGCTGCTGACGTATCCGGTGCTGATGGCGGCGGACATCCTGGCGTACGGGGCCGACGAGGTGCCGGTCGGGGAGGACCAGACGCAGCATGTGGAGCTGACCCGGGATCTGGCGGAGCGGTTCAACCAGCGGTACGGCGGGACGTTCGTCATTCCGCGGGCCACGGCGCCGGCGGTGGCGGCGCGGGTGATGGATCTGCAGGACCCGGCGTCGAAGATGGGGAAGTCGCATGACGCGACGGCCGGGATCGTCTATCTGCTGGACGAGCCGGACGTGGTCACCAAGAAGCTGATGCGGGCGGTCACCGACAGCGAGCCGGGGGTCGGCTACGACCGGGCGGCGCGGCCGGGGCTGGCGAATCTGCTGGAGATCCTGGCGTCCTGCACGGGCAAGGAGCCGGCGGCGCTGGCGGCGGACTACGACGCGGGCGGGCTCGGCTTCGGTGTGCTGAAGCGGGATACGGCCGAGGCGGTGGTGGAGCTGCTGCGTCCGGTCCGGGCACGGCACGCCGAGCTGAGCGCCGACCCGGGCTATGTCGACGGGGTGCTGCGGGAGGGGGCGGCGCAGGCGCGGGCCCTCGCCCGGCCGACCGTGGACGCGGCCTACCGGGCGATGGGGCTGCTGCCGCCGACGTGA
- the proC gene encoding pyrroline-5-carboxylate reductase, which yields MTQQKVAVLGTGKIGEALLSGMIRAGWAPADLLVTARRKDRAEELRARYGIEPVDNAEAAKSADTLILTVKPQDMAALLDELAPHVPADRLVISAAAGIPTAFFEERLAAGTAVVRVMPNTPVLVDEGMSVISAGRYADESHLARTEAIFQPVGKTLRVPEKQQDAATALSGSGPAYFYYLVEAMTDAGILLGLPRSQAHDLIVQSAIGAAVMLRDSGEHPVKLREAVTSPAGTTINAIRELEKHGVRAAMLAALEAARDRSRELASGV from the coding sequence ATGACCCAGCAGAAAGTCGCCGTCCTCGGCACCGGAAAAATCGGCGAGGCCCTGCTCTCCGGCATGATCCGCGCCGGATGGGCACCCGCCGACCTCCTCGTCACCGCCCGCCGCAAGGACCGGGCCGAGGAACTGCGCGCCCGCTACGGCATCGAGCCCGTCGACAACGCCGAGGCGGCCAAGTCCGCCGACACCCTCATCCTGACCGTCAAACCCCAGGACATGGCGGCGCTGCTCGACGAACTCGCCCCGCACGTCCCGGCCGACCGCCTCGTCATCAGCGCCGCCGCGGGCATCCCCACCGCCTTCTTCGAGGAGCGCCTCGCCGCGGGCACCGCCGTTGTCCGGGTCATGCCCAACACCCCGGTCCTCGTGGACGAGGGCATGTCCGTGATCTCCGCCGGACGGTACGCCGACGAGTCCCACCTCGCCCGCACCGAGGCGATCTTCCAGCCGGTCGGCAAGACGCTGCGGGTCCCGGAGAAGCAGCAGGACGCCGCCACCGCGCTGTCCGGCTCGGGACCCGCCTACTTCTACTACCTGGTCGAGGCCATGACCGACGCCGGCATCCTGCTCGGCCTGCCCCGCTCCCAGGCCCACGACCTCATCGTGCAGTCCGCCATCGGCGCCGCCGTGATGCTCCGCGACAGCGGCGAACACCCGGTCAAGCTCCGCGAGGCCGTCACCTCCCCGGCCGGTACGACGATCAACGCGATCCGGGAGCTGGAGAAGCACGGCGTCCGCGCGGCCATGCTGGCCGCACTGGAGGCGGCCCGCGACCGCAGCCGCGAGCTGGCCTCCGGCGTCTGA
- a CDS encoding ABC transporter permease has protein sequence MNPARTLATARRVLRQLSHDPRTIALMLVVPCVLLTLLTYVFDASPRTFDSAGASLLGIFPLITMFLVTSIATLRERTSGTLERLLSMPLGKADLLVGYALAFGAVAVVQAALATGLTSLALGLDVSGSAWLLLLIALADAFLGTALGLFVSAFAASEFQAVQFLPAVLLPQLLLCGLFVPRGDMQPALSGVSDALPMSYAVDGMSQVVHHTGVTGDFVRDLAVVAGSALLALALGAATLRRRTA, from the coding sequence ATGAACCCCGCCCGTACCCTCGCCACCGCCCGCCGGGTCCTGCGCCAGCTCAGCCACGACCCGCGCACCATCGCCCTGATGCTGGTGGTGCCCTGCGTCCTGCTGACGCTGCTCACATACGTCTTCGACGCCAGCCCGCGCACCTTCGACTCCGCCGGCGCGTCCCTGCTCGGCATCTTCCCGCTGATCACGATGTTCCTGGTCACGTCCATCGCCACGCTGCGCGAACGCACCTCGGGCACCCTGGAGCGCCTGCTGTCCATGCCGCTGGGCAAGGCCGACCTGCTCGTCGGCTACGCCCTCGCCTTCGGCGCGGTCGCCGTCGTCCAGGCCGCACTCGCCACCGGGCTGACGTCTCTGGCTCTCGGCCTCGACGTGTCCGGCTCCGCCTGGCTGCTGCTGCTCATCGCGCTGGCCGACGCCTTCCTCGGCACCGCGCTCGGCCTGTTCGTCAGCGCCTTCGCGGCCAGCGAATTCCAGGCGGTGCAGTTCCTGCCCGCCGTCCTGCTCCCGCAACTGCTCCTGTGCGGCCTGTTCGTACCGCGCGGCGACATGCAGCCGGCGCTGTCCGGCGTGTCCGACGCCCTGCCGATGTCGTACGCCGTCGACGGCATGAGCCAGGTCGTCCACCACACCGGCGTCACCGGCGACTTCGTACGCGACCTCGCCGTCGTCGCCGGGAGCGCGCTGCTCGCCCTCGCGCTCGGCGCCGCCACCTTGCGCCGCCGTACGGCGTGA